Proteins encoded within one genomic window of Candidatus Binatia bacterium:
- the dprA gene encoding DNA polymerase: MRPLRHCLSNRGRPVSKDGETAWVALSLVRGVGNVTYRRLLERFQDPDGVFVAGARALLEAGVHPEVADAIVNFRRWEEAERYVSRARRVGGSLLHWNDSRYPRLLREVHDAPPFLFVRGDPGDGDELCVAVVGSRVPSVYGRGRARALCTQLARVGVTVVSGLARGIDGEAHRATLDAGGRTVAVLGCGIDVVYPPEHARLFRRIVENGAVLSELLPGVGPEAGHFPRRNRLLAGMTVGTVVVEAGEHSGSLITARWAADQGREVFAVPGPIGPLSRGPHRLIRQGAKLTETAADILEEIAPSRLRTASREERRRDRPEFEDRLLRCLQGGPHHIDALCAKMGAPVGTILEALLGLELEGAVVQYPGKYFALSGSEPD, from the coding sequence ATGCGGCCGCTCCGGCATTGTCTTTCGAATCGGGGTCGGCCCGTGTCCAAGGACGGAGAAACCGCCTGGGTGGCTTTGAGTCTCGTGCGCGGCGTCGGGAACGTGACGTACCGGCGGCTTCTCGAGCGGTTCCAGGACCCCGACGGGGTGTTCGTGGCAGGTGCTCGGGCCCTCCTCGAGGCCGGCGTTCATCCGGAGGTGGCCGACGCCATCGTGAACTTTCGCCGCTGGGAAGAGGCGGAGCGGTACGTTTCGAGGGCGCGGCGAGTCGGTGGTTCGCTGCTCCACTGGAACGACTCGCGCTACCCTCGTCTGCTCCGAGAAGTTCACGACGCCCCGCCTTTTCTCTTCGTACGGGGCGACCCGGGGGACGGGGACGAGCTTTGCGTGGCCGTCGTGGGTAGTCGGGTCCCCTCGGTTTACGGCCGTGGACGCGCTCGGGCTCTTTGCACGCAACTCGCGCGGGTGGGCGTCACCGTGGTGAGCGGTCTGGCCCGGGGGATCGACGGAGAAGCCCACCGCGCGACTCTCGACGCCGGCGGCCGGACGGTGGCCGTCCTCGGGTGCGGCATCGACGTCGTGTATCCCCCCGAACACGCCCGTCTCTTCCGTCGGATCGTGGAGAACGGCGCCGTTCTGAGCGAGCTTCTTCCGGGTGTCGGGCCGGAGGCGGGGCACTTTCCGCGGCGGAACCGGCTTCTCGCCGGGATGACCGTGGGGACCGTGGTGGTGGAAGCCGGGGAGCACAGCGGCTCCCTGATCACGGCAAGGTGGGCAGCCGACCAGGGGCGCGAGGTGTTCGCCGTGCCGGGCCCGATCGGCCCTCTCTCGCGAGGGCCGCACCGCTTGATTCGGCAGGGCGCCAAACTGACGGAGACGGCGGCCGACATCCTCGAGGAGATCGCTCCTTCCCGCCTCCGGACCGCGTCTCGGGAGGAGCGGCGACGGGATCGCCCGGAGTTCGAGGACCGGTTGCTCCGGTGTTTACAAGGGGGGCCGCACCATATAGACGCGCTTTGCGCGAAAATGGGTGCACCGGTAGGCACGATTTTGGAAGCCTTGCTCGGGCTCGAACTCGAGGGAGCCGTCGTGCAATATCCCGGCAAGTACTTCGCACTTTCGGGGAGTGAACCGGATTAG
- a CDS encoding ADP-heptose--LPS heptosyltransferase, which produces MRVPNWLGDLVLSLPALRAIRRAWPRAHLAVLVREELASFFEGSRWIDSRLAYRIRPGSAGWRDRWAVVRRLARERFDLAVLFTDSFESALWAFAAGIPERVGFAADARRLLLTHAVRRTAGLRRSHRVEEPLFLLEKALGIVGNRADGAPDLSSEARARVERKLSALGWREGRFLLCLAPGAAYGPSKRWPADGFASVGRRFAERRGALCLVLGSPSDTEVCRFVAEGSGGVSLAGETTVADLLAVLSLADLFVGNDSGAAHVAAALGTPTLTLFGSTDPRRTAPLGPSARFLWEPPPCSPCLARTCRYGHYECLRALSPREVVEAAEELLAGGEPRQRATAQGVRLQSPSCSG; this is translated from the coding sequence GTGCGGGTGCCCAACTGGCTCGGCGATCTCGTCCTGAGTTTGCCGGCGCTCCGTGCGATTCGTCGTGCCTGGCCCCGGGCGCACCTGGCCGTTCTGGTGCGGGAGGAGCTCGCGAGCTTTTTCGAGGGGTCCCGATGGATCGACTCGCGGCTCGCCTACCGGATCCGCCCGGGTTCGGCGGGCTGGCGAGACCGATGGGCCGTCGTCCGGCGCCTGGCTCGGGAACGTTTCGACCTGGCCGTGCTCTTCACGGACAGCTTCGAGTCCGCGCTCTGGGCCTTCGCGGCGGGGATTCCGGAGCGTGTCGGCTTCGCCGCCGACGCGCGCAGGTTGCTCCTGACGCACGCGGTGCGCCGGACTGCCGGGTTGCGACGAAGCCACCGCGTGGAAGAGCCGCTCTTTCTTCTGGAGAAGGCCCTGGGAATCGTCGGGAATCGTGCCGACGGCGCACCGGACCTCTCTTCCGAGGCCCGAGCGCGGGTCGAGAGAAAGCTTTCCGCGCTGGGGTGGCGGGAGGGGCGCTTCCTTCTCTGCCTCGCGCCGGGTGCCGCCTACGGGCCCTCGAAGCGCTGGCCGGCCGACGGCTTCGCCTCCGTCGGTCGGCGGTTCGCGGAGCGGCGGGGAGCGCTCTGCCTCGTTCTCGGTAGCCCGAGCGACACCGAGGTTTGCCGGTTCGTTGCCGAAGGTTCGGGCGGCGTTTCCCTCGCGGGAGAGACGACCGTCGCGGATCTTCTCGCCGTGCTTTCGCTTGCCGACCTTTTCGTCGGGAACGACTCGGGTGCCGCTCACGTCGCGGCCGCGCTCGGCACCCCGACGCTGACGCTCTTCGGGTCGACCGATCCGCGCCGGACGGCCCCTCTCGGACCGTCCGCACGCTTTCTCTGGGAGCCTCCACCGTGCAGTCCCTGTCTGGCCCGCACCTGCCGGTACGGGCACTACGAGTGTCTGCGTGCCCTCTCTCCCCGGGAGGTGGTCGAGGCTGCCGAGGAGCTGCTCGCCGGGGGCGAGCCGCGGCAGCGAGCGACCGCCCAGGGGGTCCGCTTGCAATCGCCTTCGTGCTCGGGTTAG
- a CDS encoding hypothetical protein (possible pseudo, frameshifted), with the protein MLAHAETLFRPFLAFGTAILGKQKLDPRLRELTILQVSRLTGAEYEWVQHVGVARELGVREEEIRALERGDLSDASFDPFTRSVLRFVSEAVEEQRVSDPVFEEVRARLSPRELVELLLTAGFYFGLALVLRTLEVDLDEPAGKAVVEASKS; encoded by the coding sequence ATGCTCGCTCACGCGGAAACGCTTTTCCGTCCGTTTCTCGCTTTCGGGACGGCCATTCTCGGAAAGCAGAAGCTCGACCCCCGGCTCCGCGAGCTCACGATCCTGCAGGTTTCCCGGCTCACGGGTGCCGAGTACGAGTGGGTGCAGCACGTCGGGGTGGCCCGAGAACTCGGTGTCCGGGAGGAGGAAATTCGTGCGCTCGAGCGGGGGGACCTCTCCGACGCGAGTTTCGACCCCTTCACGCGCTCGGTGTTACGGTTCGTGTCGGAAGCGGTGGAAGAGCAGCGAGTTTCGGACCCGGTTTTCGAGGAAGTCCGGGCCCGTCTCTCTCCCCGCGAACTCGTCGAGCTCCTCCTCACGGCCGGGTTTTACTTCGGCCTCGCCCTCGTCCTGCGGACGCTCGAGGTCGACCTCGACGAGCCCGCAGGAAAAGCGGTCGTCGAAGCGTCGAAGTCTTGA
- a CDS encoding glycerol-3-phosphate dehydrogenase, protein MANPPEEKSSRAPTAAGPTRRHEVAIVGAGIAGASLAYFLAREGLGDVVVLERESQPAYHASGRSAATLVELDPVPTVQKLKILGARFLREPPPGFSRGPVLERRGVLALFCEPAWSTLEREAHRLEDEGLRFSLLGPEEATARVDGVLDPGKFDGAVWLPEDGFLDVHELLTGYVRGARAAGVRFELGCEVRGILREGRRAVGVETNRGRILARWVVNAAGAWVGEIAREAGALPIEFVPYRRTLVVFRPPPPYDPRAWPLVWSEPHRLYFRPETTGILFCPMDETPERPCDAKPDEMALAEGLERLRELAPSLVPSHLGRRWAGLRTFAPDRVPVVGEDPWLHGFFWLAGQGGSGIETSGILGAVAADLLLRGSTTRFDADLLSPGRFLDSRRGRGGAPS, encoded by the coding sequence ATGGCCAACCCACCCGAAGAGAAAAGTTCTCGCGCCCCGACGGCCGCGGGCCCCACCCGGCGGCACGAAGTCGCCATCGTCGGGGCGGGGATTGCCGGCGCGTCGCTCGCGTATTTTCTCGCGCGGGAGGGTCTCGGCGACGTCGTCGTCCTCGAGCGCGAAAGCCAGCCCGCGTACCACGCAAGCGGCCGGAGCGCCGCCACGCTCGTCGAGCTCGATCCGGTCCCGACCGTCCAGAAACTGAAGATCCTCGGAGCGCGCTTTTTGCGAGAACCCCCGCCGGGGTTTTCCCGAGGACCCGTCCTCGAGCGGCGAGGCGTGCTCGCGCTCTTCTGCGAGCCGGCCTGGTCGACCCTCGAGCGGGAAGCGCACCGGCTCGAAGACGAGGGACTTCGCTTCTCGCTGCTCGGCCCCGAGGAAGCCACGGCCCGCGTCGACGGCGTCCTCGACCCGGGGAAGTTCGACGGTGCCGTCTGGCTTCCCGAGGACGGCTTCCTCGACGTCCACGAGCTGCTCACGGGTTACGTCCGCGGGGCACGCGCGGCGGGCGTGCGTTTCGAGCTCGGGTGCGAGGTGCGCGGGATCCTGCGCGAGGGCAGGCGGGCCGTCGGTGTCGAAACGAACCGGGGGCGAATCCTGGCGCGCTGGGTGGTGAACGCAGCGGGCGCCTGGGTGGGAGAGATCGCCCGCGAGGCAGGTGCCCTCCCGATCGAGTTCGTCCCCTACCGGCGCACCCTGGTCGTTTTTCGGCCGCCCCCGCCGTACGACCCGCGCGCGTGGCCTCTTGTCTGGAGCGAGCCCCACCGGCTCTATTTCCGGCCGGAGACGACGGGAATTCTTTTCTGTCCCATGGACGAAACACCCGAGCGACCGTGCGACGCGAAGCCCGACGAGATGGCCCTCGCCGAAGGGCTCGAGCGGCTGCGTGAACTCGCCCCTTCCCTCGTCCCCTCGCACCTGGGCCGGCGATGGGCGGGGCTTCGAACCTTCGCCCCCGACCGCGTACCCGTAGTCGGGGAAGACCCGTGGCTCCACGGCTTTTTCTGGCTCGCGGGACAGGGAGGCTCGGGAATCGAGACGAGCGGGATTCTCGGCGCCGTGGCGGCCGACCTTCTCCTTCGGGGCAGCACGACGCGCTTCGACGCGGATCTCTTGAGCCCCGGGCGCTTTCTCGACTCCCGTCGGGGCCGCGGGGGCGCGCCATCGTGA
- a CDS encoding peptidase S45, with amino-acid sequence MKRRLRRILALAALLLLAVFFLTPAPLPTLLRYWIFPDAPRFRDGEEIVLPGLREPVDVHEYADGRYRISARNEEDLYRVHGYLQARDRLFQMDLFRHIARGRLAEMVGDRAFGPGRTTDVDVLHRFLGFEETARALYAAMPPGLRHGFEAYAQGVNAWIAEGRPTVEHRLLGLEARPWDVVDTLAVTQYLSFGLSHNYTRELRRLLVACDAGLEAAERIWPSEIEFGVYFLPPEDFPAGRHPLPPAIAPELARALPELCPRAVGEETARESEGSAWFRLALSPEPGLFRFGLSSSNNWVLSGERSKSGKPLLANDPHLPHMNPPVLWGVHHVLPDREVVGFTIPGLHLVLFGHNFRLAWAATTNNLDLQDLYVEREAEGGYVYEGEVEPFEWKTEEFRVRDGDAFSRRVRFTRHGIVLDDVEEFLRGRIPTVSLRRVLPETAGDALAIDLLARARTVEEALEALEPFEATCSSWLVADRDGNFAFSSPCRIPVRPHWQGTFPVPGWLARYEWQGFVPKDALPTSRNPRRGWLATANNRAFPRDRFFTAYINDPSPPNRYVRIGSTLEKTMLGTVDEMRRLQTDTVAAEWTHVRSRVLATLCRADLSARPFHARARDLLCQWDGDLSPDSSAATLYVLLTHALLDRTFADELTGGPRGSLWNYLQSIPHVETNVEWLWRRSADDPVWDDVRTAKVETRDETVAAAFADAVQEGRRRWGDDLSRWEWGKARPFELRHPLAGAHPVLRRLFDPKPLPGRGAPETVFKNQFLRADRESLHVAVGPVARIVVDLAAPERAGYSLAGGQSGWPRSPHYADLLQDWMENRLRPLTPRDDGGLDVRFLPPSSLPAGEARGGRERDASP; translated from the coding sequence GTGAAGAGGCGGCTCCGGCGCATCCTGGCCCTCGCGGCCCTGCTTCTTCTCGCGGTTTTCTTCTTGACACCGGCCCCGCTTCCCACTCTCCTCCGGTACTGGATTTTCCCCGACGCGCCCCGTTTTCGGGACGGAGAGGAAATCGTGCTTCCCGGGCTGCGGGAGCCCGTGGACGTGCACGAGTATGCCGACGGCCGCTACCGCATTTCGGCACGGAACGAGGAGGACCTCTACCGCGTCCACGGCTACCTCCAGGCGCGGGATCGACTTTTCCAGATGGACCTCTTCCGCCACATCGCACGCGGGCGGCTCGCCGAGATGGTGGGGGACCGGGCGTTCGGTCCGGGCCGAACCACCGACGTCGACGTCCTGCATCGCTTCCTCGGTTTCGAGGAAACGGCGCGTGCGCTCTACGCGGCGATGCCCCCGGGGCTCCGCCATGGCTTCGAGGCCTACGCGCAGGGCGTGAACGCATGGATCGCGGAGGGGCGGCCCACCGTCGAACACAGGCTCCTCGGCCTCGAAGCTCGCCCGTGGGACGTCGTCGACACGCTCGCCGTCACGCAGTACCTTTCCTTCGGGCTTTCCCACAACTACACGAGAGAGCTCCGCAGGCTGCTGGTCGCGTGCGACGCGGGGCTCGAAGCCGCGGAGCGGATCTGGCCCTCGGAGATCGAGTTCGGCGTCTACTTCCTGCCGCCCGAGGACTTCCCGGCGGGCCGCCATCCCCTGCCTCCTGCCATCGCGCCGGAACTCGCCCGGGCGCTACCCGAGCTGTGTCCGCGGGCGGTCGGCGAAGAAACCGCGAGGGAATCCGAAGGATCGGCGTGGTTTCGGCTCGCGCTTTCTCCCGAACCGGGCCTTTTCCGTTTCGGACTCTCCTCGAGCAACAACTGGGTCCTTTCCGGGGAACGTTCGAAAAGCGGAAAGCCGCTCCTCGCCAACGATCCTCACCTCCCGCACATGAACCCGCCGGTCCTCTGGGGCGTCCACCACGTCCTTCCGGACAGGGAGGTCGTGGGCTTCACGATCCCGGGCCTCCACCTCGTTCTCTTCGGCCACAACTTCCGTCTCGCCTGGGCCGCTACGACGAACAACCTCGACCTCCAGGACCTCTACGTCGAACGGGAAGCCGAAGGCGGCTACGTCTACGAAGGAGAGGTCGAACCCTTCGAGTGGAAGACGGAGGAGTTTCGTGTCCGCGACGGCGACGCATTTTCGCGCCGGGTCCGTTTCACCCGCCACGGCATCGTCCTCGACGACGTGGAGGAGTTCCTGCGCGGCCGCATTCCGACCGTGTCGTTGCGCCGGGTCCTCCCCGAAACCGCCGGGGATGCACTCGCCATCGATCTCCTCGCGCGCGCCCGAACCGTCGAGGAAGCCCTCGAAGCACTCGAGCCCTTCGAGGCGACGTGCAGCAGTTGGCTCGTGGCCGACCGGGACGGGAACTTCGCCTTTTCGAGCCCCTGCCGCATTCCCGTTCGCCCGCACTGGCAGGGGACGTTTCCCGTCCCGGGCTGGCTCGCGCGTTACGAGTGGCAGGGTTTCGTCCCGAAGGACGCACTTCCGACTTCCCGGAACCCGCGCCGCGGTTGGCTCGCCACGGCCAACAACCGTGCCTTTCCTCGCGACCGTTTTTTCACGGCCTACATCAACGATCCCTCGCCCCCGAACCGCTACGTCCGCATCGGCAGCACGCTCGAGAAAACCATGCTGGGAACGGTGGACGAAATGCGACGTCTTCAGACCGACACCGTCGCGGCCGAGTGGACGCACGTCCGCTCCCGGGTGCTGGCGACCCTCTGCCGAGCCGACCTCTCGGCACGCCCCTTCCACGCGCGGGCGCGGGACCTTCTCTGCCAGTGGGACGGCGACCTCTCGCCCGACTCGTCGGCCGCGACCCTCTACGTCCTTCTCACCCATGCTCTCCTCGACCGGACCTTCGCCGACGAGCTTACCGGTGGCCCGCGGGGCTCGCTCTGGAACTACCTGCAGTCCATCCCCCACGTCGAAACGAACGTGGAGTGGCTCTGGCGGCGCAGCGCGGACGATCCCGTCTGGGACGACGTGCGCACCGCGAAGGTGGAAACCCGGGACGAGACCGTGGCAGCCGCTTTCGCGGACGCCGTACAGGAAGGTCGCCGGCGCTGGGGCGACGACCTCTCCCGCTGGGAATGGGGAAAAGCCCGGCCGTTCGAGCTGCGGCATCCGCTCGCCGGAGCTCACCCGGTTCTCCGGCGTCTCTTCGACCCGAAACCGCTTCCCGGGCGCGGCGCACCGGAGACCGTCTTCAAAAATCAGTTCCTGCGCGCCGATCGCGAATCCCTGCACGTGGCCGTCGGACCCGTCGCGCGGATCGTGGTCGACCTCGCCGCACCCGAGAGGGCGGGTTACTCGCTCGCAGGAGGCCAGAGCGGCTGGCCTCGGAGTCCGCACTACGCGGACCTGCTCCAGGACTGGATGGAAAACCGACTTCGGCCCCTGACCCCGCGAGACGACGGGGGGCTCGACGTCCGCTTCCTTCCTCCGTCTAGTCTTCCGGCGGGTGAAGCGAGGGGTGGCCGCGAACGAGATGCGTCGCCATGA
- a CDS encoding alpha-mannosidase — MPSEGSALECFVVSHTHWDREWYRTFQSFRARLVDTVDRVLDLVREDPSFRFLLDGQTVVLEDYLEVRPDREGELARACREGNLAIGPWYVQPDSLLPGGETHVRNLLEGRRAGERFGEVSGVAYVPDSFGHPAQFPQLFAGFGLGPFVFWRGAGDEASDLSSEFSWEAPDGSRVACHRMDSGYFSVAGLPDDPEEAARALREAAEALAKKTKIGRVLLMHGIDHAYPEPLSPRALEAAEAATGWTFRRASLEEFARGWPRDLPVFRGELLGARVANLLPGVWSARMPFKLRNRRVETVLLRWAEPWAALGERLGLASERAALREAWRFFLQNQAHDSICGCSIDRVHEQTSFRYDAAEELGLETARRILDRVAGVGPERRTPWTDEIEVAVFNPSPRRRTDVVRFPLEPEPAFEVRAGKGMQLHPLLLSGLLAPGFSVEGTEARVVPDVENRMHLGDEHPPRSVEFVARDVPAFGYRKFRLRPSQVPTPDAVDQGRTISNGEITVAADPEGTLSVSAGGRSFPGLAAVEDVGDRGDTYDFDPVEGGRVEPAEVRVERRRHPSGIEELHVTRVFHLPAGLAPDRSRRARETVEVLLRTSARLVSGLRRVDLEFVLENRARDHRLRLLFPTAEPRGICLAATTFGTVERRSQREAPSGWVHPPPRTFPHQGFVAAGGLVVGCPGLPEAELLPGGTLAITLLRSVGWLARFDLRSRPVPAGPQLATPGAQCLGTIRARCFLFFDLDFQEIADAEAGFLAVPAGPAPVWPPDRSLVEVLSTDRVVLSCLKPAETRPGTVLRFLNPAERAARVELRVGFPFAEVLPVRLDETPISFPLRHEGERVSFELPPYALRSLLFR, encoded by the coding sequence ATGCCGTCCGAGGGCAGCGCCCTGGAGTGTTTCGTCGTCTCCCATACGCACTGGGACCGCGAATGGTACCGGACCTTCCAGAGCTTTCGCGCGCGACTCGTCGATACCGTGGACCGGGTTCTCGACCTCGTCCGGGAAGATCCCTCGTTCCGCTTTCTCCTCGACGGCCAGACGGTCGTCCTCGAGGACTACCTGGAAGTCCGTCCCGACCGCGAAGGAGAGCTCGCCCGAGCCTGTCGCGAAGGGAACCTCGCGATCGGCCCGTGGTACGTGCAGCCCGATTCCCTCCTACCCGGCGGCGAGACGCACGTCCGCAATCTGCTCGAGGGCCGGCGCGCGGGCGAGCGCTTCGGGGAGGTCTCCGGCGTCGCCTACGTACCGGATTCCTTCGGCCATCCCGCGCAGTTCCCGCAGCTCTTTGCGGGCTTCGGCCTGGGTCCCTTCGTTTTCTGGCGAGGCGCGGGCGACGAAGCGAGCGATCTCTCCTCGGAGTTCTCCTGGGAAGCTCCCGACGGAAGTCGCGTGGCGTGCCACCGAATGGATTCGGGTTACTTTTCGGTAGCCGGTCTGCCCGACGATCCCGAAGAAGCGGCGCGGGCCCTGCGGGAAGCAGCCGAGGCACTGGCCAAAAAAACGAAAATCGGACGCGTCCTTCTCATGCACGGGATCGATCACGCCTACCCCGAGCCGCTCTCTCCGCGCGCCCTGGAGGCGGCAGAGGCCGCGACCGGCTGGACTTTCCGGCGCGCCTCCCTCGAGGAGTTCGCACGCGGCTGGCCCCGGGACCTTCCCGTTTTTCGCGGAGAGCTTCTCGGGGCCCGTGTCGCGAACCTTCTGCCCGGCGTGTGGTCCGCGAGAATGCCGTTCAAACTCCGCAACCGCCGGGTCGAGACGGTGCTTCTCCGGTGGGCCGAGCCCTGGGCGGCTCTCGGGGAGCGGCTCGGTCTCGCGAGCGAACGAGCCGCCCTCCGGGAAGCATGGCGATTCTTCCTGCAGAACCAGGCCCACGACTCGATCTGCGGTTGCTCGATCGACCGGGTGCACGAGCAGACGAGCTTCCGCTACGACGCGGCGGAGGAACTCGGGCTCGAGACGGCGCGCAGGATCCTCGACCGCGTCGCGGGAGTCGGACCCGAGAGGCGAACGCCCTGGACGGATGAAATCGAGGTGGCCGTCTTCAACCCCTCGCCACGCCGCCGTACCGACGTCGTACGTTTTCCCCTCGAACCCGAACCCGCCTTCGAGGTGAGGGCGGGGAAGGGAATGCAACTTCACCCTCTTCTCCTCTCGGGGCTTCTCGCCCCGGGCTTTTCCGTCGAAGGGACGGAAGCCCGCGTCGTTCCCGACGTCGAAAACCGGATGCACCTCGGAGACGAGCATCCGCCCCGGAGCGTCGAGTTCGTGGCCCGGGACGTGCCGGCGTTCGGCTACCGCAAATTCCGGTTGCGTCCCTCGCAAGTGCCGACGCCCGACGCCGTGGACCAGGGCCGCACGATCTCGAACGGGGAAATCACGGTAGCAGCCGACCCCGAGGGAACGCTTTCCGTCTCGGCCGGAGGGCGGAGCTTTCCGGGCCTTGCCGCCGTCGAAGACGTGGGAGACCGCGGGGACACGTACGACTTCGACCCGGTCGAAGGCGGACGAGTCGAACCCGCGGAAGTTCGGGTGGAGCGGCGTCGGCACCCGAGCGGCATCGAAGAGCTCCACGTGACGCGCGTCTTCCATCTGCCGGCGGGCCTCGCGCCGGACCGCTCTCGACGAGCTCGAGAAACCGTCGAAGTCCTCCTCCGCACGTCGGCGCGGCTCGTGAGCGGCCTGCGTCGCGTGGACCTCGAGTTCGTCCTCGAAAACCGCGCCCGCGACCACAGGCTCCGACTCCTTTTTCCGACGGCCGAGCCCCGCGGGATCTGCCTGGCCGCCACGACCTTCGGCACGGTCGAACGTCGCTCGCAACGGGAAGCGCCGTCGGGTTGGGTTCACCCACCGCCGCGCACTTTCCCCCACCAGGGGTTCGTTGCCGCGGGGGGACTCGTCGTCGGCTGTCCCGGACTTCCCGAAGCGGAGCTCCTTCCCGGCGGGACGCTCGCGATCACGCTCCTCCGCTCGGTGGGCTGGCTCGCCCGCTTCGACCTGCGCTCGCGACCCGTTCCCGCCGGGCCTCAGTTGGCCACCCCCGGAGCGCAGTGTCTCGGCACGATCCGAGCCCGCTGTTTTCTCTTTTTCGATCTCGATTTCCAGGAAATCGCGGACGCGGAAGCGGGCTTTCTCGCCGTACCGGCGGGCCCGGCACCCGTGTGGCCTCCCGACCGCTCCCTCGTCGAGGTTCTCTCCACCGATCGCGTCGTCCTGAGTTGCTTGAAACCCGCCGAGACGCGGCCGGGCACGGTGCTGCGCTTTCTCAACCCGGCCGAGAGAGCCGCCCGGGTGGAGTTGCGCGTGGGCTTTCCTTTCGCCGAGGTTCTTCCCGTGCGTCTCGACGAAACCCCGATCTCCTTCCCGCTCCGGCACGAGGGCGAGAGGGTGTCGTTCGAACTCCCTCCGTACGCCCTCCGCTCGCTCCTCTTTCGTTGA
- a CDS encoding putative fatty-acid-CoA ligase FadD, producing MSEQTDGLIEAPTFAEGFRLAVSKYGDRPALESADGSVRYTWRELERKVDRLAGGLAALGVKKGDTVALLLDNRPEFHLCDLAAVTLGAVPFSIYQTLPPEQIRYVVDDAAARVAIVEAKYLDRFLEAKRSLPALEHLVVVDGDAPGAIALSELEEKNPAFRGRELLREIRPEDLLTLIYTSGTTGPPKGVQITHRNLMAVVRGLNAIARYPTGGRVISWLPTAHIAERALDYYLPVLLGATITTCPNPREIIEVLPKVRPDYFFAVPRIWEKIKAGLEAQLASLPPEQREKIERALARSLEKVRLEQAKKPVPPELAEEVERADREIFSGIRALLGLDRARIVSVGAAPTPREVVEFFHALGIPLAEGWGMSETCAIGTVNPPGRIKIGTVGLPVPGVEIRIADDGEILVRGENVMAGYRNLPEKTAETLLPGGWLATGDVGEIDEDGYLRIVDRKKEIIINAAGKNMSPANIESTVKAASPLVGQVCVIGDRRPYNTALVVLDPDAARQWAREHGRGEKSLEELATDEELRAELARAIERANAKLARVEQIKKFTIVPGDWLPGGDELTPTMKLKRKAIAEKYADLIERMYAPAEGNA from the coding sequence GTGTCCGAGCAGACCGACGGCCTCATCGAGGCTCCGACTTTCGCCGAGGGTTTCCGGCTCGCCGTCTCGAAGTACGGCGACCGCCCGGCGCTCGAAAGCGCCGACGGAAGCGTCCGCTACACCTGGCGCGAGCTCGAGCGGAAAGTGGACCGGCTCGCAGGGGGGCTCGCGGCCCTCGGGGTGAAGAAGGGCGACACGGTGGCTCTTCTTCTCGACAACCGCCCCGAATTCCACCTGTGCGACCTCGCCGCCGTGACGCTCGGCGCCGTGCCCTTTTCCATCTACCAGACGCTTCCTCCCGAACAGATCCGGTACGTCGTCGACGACGCGGCGGCGCGCGTCGCGATCGTCGAGGCGAAGTACCTCGACCGGTTTCTCGAGGCGAAGCGGTCCCTCCCCGCGCTCGAGCATCTGGTCGTGGTGGACGGCGACGCCCCCGGTGCGATCGCGCTTTCCGAGCTCGAGGAGAAAAACCCCGCCTTCCGGGGAAGGGAGCTTCTGCGCGAAATTCGTCCCGAGGATCTTCTCACGCTCATTTACACCTCCGGCACCACGGGGCCGCCGAAGGGCGTGCAGATCACCCACCGGAACCTCATGGCCGTCGTCCGCGGCCTCAACGCCATCGCGCGCTATCCCACGGGCGGCCGTGTCATCTCGTGGCTTCCGACGGCCCACATTGCCGAGCGCGCGCTCGACTACTACCTGCCGGTCCTCCTCGGTGCCACGATCACGACGTGCCCGAACCCGCGGGAGATCATCGAAGTGCTGCCCAAGGTGAGGCCGGACTACTTCTTCGCGGTCCCCCGAATCTGGGAGAAGATCAAGGCAGGGCTCGAAGCGCAGCTCGCCTCGCTGCCTCCCGAGCAGAGGGAGAAAATCGAGAGGGCGCTCGCCCGCTCGCTCGAGAAGGTCCGGCTCGAGCAGGCGAAAAAGCCCGTCCCTCCCGAGCTTGCCGAAGAAGTCGAGCGGGCCGACCGCGAGATCTTCTCGGGCATCCGCGCCCTGCTCGGCCTCGACCGGGCGAGGATCGTGAGCGTCGGTGCCGCGCCGACTCCCCGGGAGGTCGTGGAGTTCTTCCACGCGCTCGGGATCCCGCTCGCCGAAGGCTGGGGGATGTCCGAAACCTGCGCCATCGGCACGGTGAATCCGCCGGGGCGAATCAAGATCGGGACCGTGGGTCTTCCGGTGCCCGGCGTCGAAATCCGGATCGCGGACGACGGCGAGATCCTCGTGCGCGGAGAGAATGTGATGGCGGGTTACAGAAACCTGCCCGAAAAGACGGCCGAAACACTCCTTCCGGGGGGCTGGCTCGCGACGGGCGACGTGGGCGAGATCGACGAGGACGGCTACCTCAGGATCGTCGACCGGAAAAAGGAAATCATCATCAACGCGGCCGGAAAGAACATGTCGCCCGCCAACATCGAAAGCACGGTCAAGGCAGCGAGCCCTCTCGTCGGTCAGGTCTGCGTGATCGGAGACCGCCGGCCCTACAACACGGCGCTCGTCGTCCTCGACCCCGACGCGGCGCGGCAGTGGGCTCGGGAGCACGGCCGGGGGGAGAAGTCGCTCGAAGAGCTGGCCACCGACGAGGAACTCCGGGCGGAGTTGGCCCGCGCCATCGAGCGCGCCAACGCGAAGCTCGCGCGGGTCGAGCAGATCAAGAAGTTCACGATCGTTCCGGGGGACTGGCTTCCCGGCGGCGACGAGCTCACGCCCACGATGAAGCTCAAAAGGAAGGCGATCGCCGAGAAGTACGCCGACCTCATCGAGCGGATGTACGCCCCGGCCGAGGGGAATGCCTGA